CGCATCATGCAGTCAAACTCCATTATGGTAAGCTCCCGGCTGGATTATGCCGTCGCCGGAGTTCGCAAGAATCTGTATGTGTGGTGCCTGCCATCGGGACAGTTGGCGAAGGTCCTAGACGCCCACTTTGGGCGTATCATACAGCTGGAGCCGCTGACGATCGGTAACTGGAACAACCTCGTGACCTCCTCCATAGATCGGTCGGTCAAGGTCTGGAACATCAACAATATCTTCGAGAAGGTGCACGTCATCGATCGCCACGAGCTCCAGATCGATGACATCAGTCTGTCCGAGGTGGACATGGCCGTGACAGTCACCCGCAGCTGTGTCGTCGTTTGGGAGACACGCTCGGGCCGTCTGCTGGCCAAACTCTCCGACAGTGCCCTGGGCGCCATTGTCACACATGCAGAGATCACACCAGACGGCCGCTACATCATATCCTCGGAGACGGGTAAGTTTCTGGTCTGGAATCGCGTCTCCGAACAGGTGGTCTTTCGCGACGATCAGCCTGGTATACAGCAGATCACCCTCTTGGACTATGGCTACAAGGTGCTGACGGTTTCGGTGCCCAACATTAATCAGCGGGATATCCTGGCGGCGGCGGATGAGGCCAATCGATTGACGGCTATAACAACATTGAGATCAGTGCCAGGTAAGGATtagaaaatatatttaatgaGCTCACCATTGAACCAATTCTTCTGCAGAGGGCACCATCCTGTTCCGCTTTGAATTCCCCATTCGTATGATCACGGGTATGCCCTTCCGCAAGTCGGTGATGACGGCGGATAATGCGTACATCGTTGTGGTCACCGTGGACAAGTTGAACAAGGATTGCCTAGGCGTGTACAGCGCCACCAACGGGGCCTTCGTCTCGAAGATCATGCTCAAGGGGTGCTCCATTAAGGAGGTATTCGCTTTGGTGCCAATGCCCCATAAGGCCAATCAGGTGGCGGTCATCAGCAGTGAGAAGGGCAGCGTCATGGACATCAAGACCAAGAAGCACATCCGCTCCATAGCCAAGTGGGGCGGCAGCATCACGCGGGATGGCAAGTGCGGTTTGTATGCCCCGACGCGAGGCGGCTTGGAGATGCTGGAGCTGCGCAAGGGCACCACTGTGAAGACATTCATTCCAAAGGTGGCCGAGGGCGTCTTTTCGGTGATTTGCATCTTCACGGAGAACGACGAGTATGTGGCGTACTATCACAGCGGGCGGAAGACCATACGCGTCTTCCGCACTGGCGACACCGAGATGATAGCCAACTACCGACTGCAGGCCGAGCTGACGGCCATCAAGAGTAGCAAGGACGGGCGAGCCATTGTCCTGGGCACCGTGGATGGGTGCATGTCGGTGCTGGCGATTGTGGATCCCAAAAAGCAAGAGATGATCGAGTACCTCAACGAGCTGCCGTCCCGCGACGAGAACTGGAAGGCAAAGCTGGCCAAAATGAAAGCACGGGTGGGCTTTAAGGCCGCCATACGCGGGGCTACCATCTCCTCGCGCTATGCAAAGCCCAACAGGGGCGAGGATGAGGATGTGGAGGGGGAGCTGCTCTCCGAAATAACAGAGGTGGTGCCAGTGGCCATGGATTAGTTGAATTATAAATATAACATTTATTTTCGCATATAATTCATGGATAGGATAGAGGATTTTGTGTTACAAAAATACGCACGCGCGTGCTATGCTGCCTGCCTGACGAGTGTGTGATGATCGGGGGTGATGGGCGGATCGGGGGTGGGTGACTGTGTGTGACTGGGGGATTCAGCTGAATGAAGCTTAAACTAAAATTTTGGTTAAATGGTAGCTGCTACAGGCTAAAAATTCTGATTTAAGAGTATAACTTAGGTCGGAAACAGATGGATTATGGAATCAGAAAACGTAACCAGACGATAACAAGAATCGATCCTAAGGAGGCAACAAAACAAGGTTTTAAAATCTTTaaacatgctgctgctgttgctattTTGCTTCGCGTTGCAGCTCACCAACAAATCAATCTAATTCCAATCGAAAGCGCTAGTACAagtacaatatatatatatagtatgtgGCTTTATGATGTAGCAGGAGGATCCATGGATTAGTGTAGGAAATAGTAAGTAGTAGTTGTAGTACGCGTTTATTAATTATTGTTAATTTTTACTTGTTAACCTGCCTTTGAATCTACATCTGCTGCCCTTCTGCTGTTCTATATCTGTAGCATGTGTATgtgaatatatatgtatatcggGTGCGGTGTGTGCATAAGCGCATATTTAAACTAATGTTAAATAATAAATGATTCATTTAATTGAAGACGGCCATCACGACGtcatcttttttcttctctcAATCTCTCTCTGTTCATGTTTTTTCTATAGCTATAGATCTCCATatatgtgtatctgtgtgtggagTGTTGTATAATACTCCTATTGGGCGTGGCTCTCCTTCTTGATCTGTGCCAGCTTTGCCTGGATATGCTGCAAGCGATTTGGCGAGACATCGGGTTTCTGAAAGGGATTTTCATATTGATTGAATATAACTCCATAATACTGAACATCTCTGCCCCATGTCACCTCTCGTCGAATGAGCGAAGCCTTCTGGGAGCCCAAGCCCGAGTTTAAGCAGAGATTCTCATCGGCCACCTTATTGTCCATCATCACGCGCGAGCCATCGTCTGCGGTATGGCGCGTGGACATCATTTTTCCACTGACACTGACACCGACACCTACACCACCGCCCATCAAATACTGCAGTCGGTCCATCCAGAAGTCGGCATCACGCTCGCCGGCAGCATTCTGATTATGATTCAGATTCTGATGATTGGCATCTGTGAGATAAGAACGTGTAGCAGCTGTTGGGAGTGTCGAAATACAAGATACATGGCCACATTTTGTTATATGTTTTGGTTAGTATGGGATGGAGAGAATCGTTTGTGTTTTATGGCCTGCACGCTTACCCAAGCGATTGTCCGGCGCCTGTCCAGCGGAGCCGGGCATTCCATTCTGACTGCGCTCGATTTCTGCCAGACCCTCCTCAATGTACTTGTGAAAAGTGGCGCTGGAGCCCTGCAGGAAGGAGCTCAGATCTATATCTGGATTTTGTTGCTAAAGAAAGGATGTTTCAATGAGTGAAAAACATCAATAAAGATCTCCTAGAATTTACCTTAAAATCGTATAGCTTCTGCAGTCCTTGCTGCTTGGTGTCTCTATCGGAGATAAGCTTAAAGATTTGCGATACTGTGTCATGGGTCTGATGCGAGATACGCTTCGAAGCAATCTCCTTGGCTCTTTGTGGTGAGGCACCCGTCCCTACCGAAGAGCCATCCTTTTGGAAATTCTACAGAAAAAAATATTCATCCCCATTAAACGCATCTAACGAATAGCGATTGAGGGACCTTTTCTCACCTTCAGGATGCGTATCAAATACGTGTGCAACTCCGAGTGTGTGGGTATCTGATTGAGATGCTGCAGTATGGCATTGCCCTTCACCTTGGCCATGTTGTGGACAATCGTCTTGACTGTGCGCAGCGGCGTGTCCGATGGCCGGTTCTGCCACCAGGTGCTGGGCAGTGCCAGCATGAATTCGTGCGCCTCCAATATCACGTCATCGTAGTTTAGCTCATTGCTGCGCTCTGGCAGCATCTTGACGTTCCGCCAAATGCATTTCATCAGCAGATCCGTGAATTTGGGGAGTCCAGCCACCGGGCAGGTTTCACGCAGCAAACGGATGAGGGCACTAAAGAGCACAGCAGCGCCATTAATCGGGGTACATATAAGCAAGGGAAGGGTAGTCTTACCAATTTAAATTCGTGAAATTAACCTTTTCCAGCACTTTCAAACAGATGCCATTGATCACCTTGTTGTACTGGCCGTCCTCGCCGTTGGCCAACTTGGGATCGGCCATCAAATGGAGCAGCGCAGACATGAGATGCTTGATGTAGGTCACGCCCAGtgttttgcccagaatgttggCATGGAAAAACGTATACAAAATGGACAACAGCGGCTGGTACATCACCAAAGACTGCGCCGTTGGCTGCTGTGAAAGATGCTGCACACAAAAATAACGCAAATATAAATAAAGGACCGGCAATAGGGAGCTCCTGGCAATGCTCACCTTCAGCTGTTCCAGCACGTTATGTATGAATATGTCCTCATAGTCGCGCAGGACGGCCTGCTTCTCGGGCGACTCAATGATGGCCGCCAGCTCGTTAATGGCCGCCCGAGCCTTCATGGTGTCCATGCTGCTGACAGCCTTGATCACCTTCACCAGCTGTGGATCATGCTTGGGCAGGACATCAGCCAGGCTGCGAAACAAAGGAACAAACCAATAAAAAAGGTTCCTAAAACTTAGATCTATGCTTCTATTTACTTGGGAATATGGTTCTCCATGTGgttctggtgctgctgttgctggttgCGCAAGGATCTGCGATAGGGCGAGATGCCGCTGGCCATGCTGGCATTGGCTGAGGGGGACGTTGTGATGGTCTGGGGCATGTACTGCTGGCGTGAGATGAGGCGGTCGAACTTATCCTGTGGATAATAGACGCCTCCGTTAGTGGGTATTACCTTGATGGGCTCGTACAGCAGCGATATGTCCACGGACGGCAGCTCCTTGAATTTCATATC
This region of Drosophila miranda strain MSH22 chromosome 2, D.miranda_PacBio2.1, whole genome shotgun sequence genomic DNA includes:
- the LOC117187253 gene encoding uncharacterized protein LOC117187253, whose product is MRGNLVDTFDVPGENEDWEILTMEFFSPTDYNVVFWSGSINDMRLRLDSCRGGNYSNSERFYSALAMNKHRSRAYGCANEDNFEVSVFDFVEDEESGAISWNLVESLPRFENDDKEMLLQLRLDQHDRMLLGTAGKGFVIWDFGSKLKDETESRLTEGALYLPLPHGVRNITTRIMQSNSIMVSSRLDYAVAGVRKNLYVWCLPSGQLAKVLDAHFGRIIQLEPLTIGNWNNLVTSSIDRSVKVWNINNIFEKVHVIDRHELQIDDISLSEVDMAVTVTRSCVVVWETRSGRLLAKLSDSALGAIVTHAEITPDGRYIISSETGKFLVWNRVSEQVVFRDDQPGIQQITLLDYGYKVLTVSVPNINQRDILAAADEANRLTAITTLRSVPEGTILFRFEFPIRMITGMPFRKSVMTADNAYIVVVTVDKLNKDCLGVYSATNGAFVSKIMLKGCSIKEVFALVPMPHKANQVAVISSEKGSVMDIKTKKHIRSIAKWGGSITRDGKCGLYAPTRGGLEMLELRKGTTVKTFIPKVAEGVFSVICIFTENDEYVAYYHSGRKTIRVFRTGDTEMIANYRLQAELTAIKSSKDGRAIVLGTVDGCMSVLAIVDPKKQEMIEYLNELPSRDENWKAKLAKMKARVGFKAAIRGATISSRYAKPNRGEDEDVEGELLSEITEVVPVAMD